One window from the genome of Cottoperca gobio chromosome 15, fCotGob3.1, whole genome shotgun sequence encodes:
- the tomm20a gene encoding translocase of outer mitochondrial membrane 20, which produces MTSGRTSAVVVGVCGAFFIAYCIYFDRKRRSDPRFKEKLRERRSKQNHSSDKSGLARLPDLKDAEAVQKFFLEEIQQGEELLSQGDFEKGVDHLTNAIAVCGQPQQLLQVLQQTLPPPVFQMLLTKLPSISQRIINSQPLTEDDVE; this is translated from the exons ATGACGAGCGGTCGGACGAGCGCGGTAGTAGTCGGGGTGTGTGGAGCCTTTTTCATcgcatactgtatttattttgacagaAAGCGACGGAGTGACCCTCGCTTTAAGGAAAAGCTACGTGAAC GTAGAAGCAAACAAAATCATTCTAGTGACAAGTCTGGACTGGCAAGG CTTCCTGACCTGAAGGATGCAGAAGCTGTTCAGAAATTCTTTCTGGAGGAAATCCAGCAGGGAGAGGAGCTCCTGTCGCAAG GTGATTTTGAGAAAGGTGTGGACCACCTGACTAATGCAATTGCAGTATGTGGCCAACCTCAGCAGCTGCTTCAGGTGCTCCAGCAGACGCTGCCGCCTCCAGTCTTCCAAATGCTGCTCACCAAACTGCCCTCCATCAGCCAG cgAATCATCAACTCTCAGCCTTTAACTGAAGATGACGTCGAATGA